CATTAATGTAAGTTTTCTGATTGATAATTAAATTATCAATTAACTCCATATATGGAAAATCATCGGCAAAAGCGATTTCATTATCAAAGTCTATTTTGAAATCAAAATCTAAAATCTTATATTCAAAATAGCGCATATCAGAGGCATCGCTTTGCTCCATTTTCAGAAATACATAGGGAATATCATCTTCAGAGTTTTTGGCAGTTAACTCAACGTAATTAATGCAAGGACAAACAAAGTCTGCAAAATCACAATCCTGCTTAAAACTCTTCGAGAATTGAAAATCTTGGAGATAAATAAATAAAGAATCATTTTGGGTATTGATAAATTTTATGGTATCGAATGCATTGTATGCAACATGTTGTATATCGGAGCTATTAAACGCCGGACATTCTTTATCTCTTTGACAAGAAAATTGTATTAACACCAATATTGATAAAGCTATTACCCTTACTACTCTCATAACAAATAATAACGAACGACCAAGTTAAGACAAAAGAATGACTATTATCAATAAAAATTACAAATCTAAAAGGTTCAAAAAAATTTAACTTGCCCTTTTCGAGGAATCTTTTTTATTAAAAAGAGTGGGTTTCATTTTTAAATCCAAAGCATTATCAACAGGACAAGCATCAACACATTTCATACATGTCTGACAATCAATATCTTTTACAAAATCTCTTTTTACTACATCAATATTCATCGGACAAGTATTTGAGCAAATATTACAGGAGATACAAGCATCCTCATTTCTTGTTATGCTTGTGGGACTTAGCTTCCCAACAATTCCCATTAACGCACCTACAGGACAACTGTATTTACACCATGCTCTCTCAATAAAGAGTCCGGCAACTAACATAACAATTACTAAATACAAAACACTTTCTATTCCTCGTTCACCTTCATTTTTAATTGATGCAATACCCAAAAGTGCAGATTGTAAAATCCATAAAAAAAATACATATCGAAAGAATCTAACGTATTTATCAATTTTACGTAAAACCACAGTATTCTTTTTAATCCATTTTTTATATTTTTTGTTTATCGGTTTAACAAATGGGATTTTTCCAAAGCCCTTTCCTACACCTCTTAGCAAATCGAAAAGTGTTCCAATTGGACATACCCAACCACAAAAAACAGTACGAAATAAAAGGGTAATTACCAATGTTAATCCAAGAAGAATAAGCATATAATACTTATTGGGAGTAATATTGAAAACAGCAAATAAAGCGAGCGCAAAGAAAACGCCTTTAACTATTATCCGATATGTCTTTACACCCATCTTGAGAAAATAATTTATACTCTAAAAAAGCGCGCAATGTAATAATAATATCCAAAACAACAGAGTCTCAGTACAATTTTAAGCAGTATAAACAAAAAATCCCCACATCAAAATAGATGTGAGGATTTTATATTTTACAATCTAATTCTTCCTATCAAAACAGCTTGATGATATTTAATGTTCCGGATTATAAGGAAATGATGAATGATGTACATTAATTAATAAATTCCCCTGCTTATCTTTTATATAACCAAAAGTAAATTCCACCTTCGCTTCTACACCTGTGTTGGCATCAGTAAAAAAGTAGTTTCCCATTGCAATAGCAGAATCATCATCGATAAAAATACCGGCATTCTCAAAACGAACTTTGCTCCAAGGCTGAATGGCAAAACCATGATCTTCCGCTACAATTCCTCCAACAAAGTAAGAAACAGCTTCATCTTTTGTTAAACGAAACTGAACACTTGCAGCTTTAGTTGGCTTAAACAAAACGGTAGTTTCATCATAAGCATAAAGTTCATTTACCGTTTTAACAGCCACAGCTTTATAATCTTCTTCATTAGAATAAGCTTTACCAATAGCTACAATGGCATCACCCCATGTTTTTTGAGCAGCAATTACTTCTTCTTCAAGAATACGACTGCTTGTATCTTTCTCAACAGTTTTAACGGCTTCTTTACAAGAGGTAAATAAAACACTTGTAAACAAAACTATCATCGCTATACTTCCAATTCTTTTTTTCATATTATTTCTTTCTTTTATATTAAATTCATACGATAGCTATCGGGGTTCTTCTGCAAAAATAAGCAAAAAGAAAATAGAATATTATTGTCAAATATTAAACGAAATAGGGATTCTAAAATTTGTATCAACAAGCTCATCGTCTCGCTTGTGCTTACTGTAAAAACTATAAAAATTCTCTTCTAGAATTTGACCCGATTTATCATATTTCTTAACCATTACTTGATTGGTGTCAAGTAGATCCTTAGTAATAATCTCATAATAAGACATAGATTCTATTGACTTCAATTCATTTCTATCGTTATCGTAGTAGATCGTATCTTGAGCAATTAATGCCATTGTCATTAGTAAAATAAATAGTGTAGCGCTTATCTTCATTGGAATGTTTGATTGAAATTAATAATAATTGATGTGATGCTTCTTCTGAATTTAAAATTTGAGTGGAAATATTAGCAGAGCGTAAATTACAATATACTTACGGTTTAACGTCTTACTTACACAACCATTACAAAGACATACTTTTTTCTATAAATGTAAACAGCGTTAAATTCTTTTATCGAATACGAATACCAAACGCTTTCCTCTCAAAAACCTTCAAATTCAAATTATTACTCATCGCTTTCATATCTATTTCATTGTTATTTCAATAAGTATTAGTTTTGCTAAAATATAATACTAAAACTTAAACCTATGAAAAAAACGCTATTTCTATCACTAATTTTCGTATTTGCCTTATCTACAACTACTAAAGCTCAATTTGGTGGATTTCAAAAGAAATTAAAAAACAAATTTGAACAAAGAGGTAAAGCTATAGGTAAAAAGAAAGCTGATGAAGCCAAAGAAAAAGCCAAAGCTGAAGGTCAGAAAAAGGGTGAAGAACAAATGGAGAAAGCTGAAGCCATTGGTATGGATCAGGCCGAAAAGAATTTAGATAAAGCAAGAGTAGCAGCTGAACCCGGATTACAGAAAGCCGAAGAATATAATAAAAAAGCTGAAGATTATACCAGATTAGGATTGGGAAAAGCTCAAGAATGGTCGGACGACTACGTTGAAGGAGCAGCTTCTCAAAACCCCGAAGATTATAAAAGATATGCTTTTAGAACTGCTATTGTAGAATATAAAGTAGAAGGGCCACAAAAAGGTACTAAAACAATGTATATTGATATGAGTGGGTATAAAATAGCCGAATACCGACAGCTAAAAAAAGAAAAGCAAACACAAATATTAATTGGTGCAGATATTATTAGCATTGACTATAAAAATAAGTCGGCAATAAAAATGCATAATCCCCTAGCCTACGCTTTGTCCAATTCAAACAGAGATTGGGAAGAGACAGCCGAAAATATTTTAGTAAAAATGGGCTTTGAGAAAAAAGGACAAGAAAAAATTGCAGGAAAAACTTGTGATATTTGGAAACATGGCACTCACAGAATTTGGGTTTGGAATGGCTTGACTTTAAAATCGGTTGCCGGAAATACCAAAGAAACAGCTACAAGTATAAAAGTTGATACTAAAGTTTCTTCCGATATGTTTGAAGTACCTAAAGGTTTTGCTCTTGAAACTCACGATGCCAGTGAATTGTTTCCTGATTTTGATGAGGCTAACGCTGCTTTAGATGCTAATTCTGATGAAGATTTGGATGAACTTCTTGACGAAATCGAAAATATGACTTATCTGGAGTACAAAGCAAAAGTACTTGAAGAAGATCCAAATACTGACCCAGAGAAAATTAAACAAGCTTATCTTTTGCTTCGTCAGCAAGCTAAGAGAAGACATAAATAAGCAGTTTTTTATTGATAATAAATCTGCTCTACTCGTACCGTATGGCTGATACAGGGCTAATTTTTGAAGCTATAAAAGAAGGTATCAAAAGAAATAAAAGGATAATTGCTAAGCTTAAAACATTAACCCATAGCAAAGGTAGAATATCTAAGTTTATGGGGACTTCCGACATATAATAATTAGCCTGATCGAGTTTAATTATTCCAAAATATTTCTGAAGAACAGCCAAACCCAATCCAAGCAGATTTCCCCAAAACAAACCTCTTATAATGATGTAAACGGCTTGATACAAAAATATCTTTCGAATACTCGCATTTTGGGTTCCCAAGGCTTTAAGAACTCCAATAGTGGTTGTTCTTTCCAAAATAAGCACCAACAAAGTAGATATCATACTTACTGAAGAAATCAAAAGCATCAAAGTCAAAATAACCACTACATTAATATCCTGTAAAGCCAACCAGTCAAAGATCTGAGGATATAAATCTTTAGCATTGCTAGCCGTTAAATTATAATCCAATTTAGCGTATATCTTTTCTGTAATTGCTTCCATATGATCAAAATCATCTATAAAAACTTCTATTCCGCTTACTTGGTCTTTAGTCCAATTGTTTAAACGCTGAACATGACGTTGATCTGCTACCACAAAAGACTCATCAAATTCCTCAAAACTGGTTTCATATATTCCGCTTACAAACAATCGTCTCCCTCTAACAGTAGTTTCAATATTATTTAAAAAATAAACTCTAACTGTATCTTTCAAAGCCAACTGTAGATGATCTGCTATATACTTTGAAATTAAAATTTCATCCGATCGTTTGTTGGGACCAATATCAGGAAAACGACCTTCGAGAATATGTTTTGCGAAAAAAGCAGTATCAAAATTAAAATCAACACCTTTTAAAATAATACCAAGCATATCCTCTTTTGCTTGCATTATTCCGGCTTTAGTAGCCACAGGCTGCACATGCCTAACACCATCTATCTGTTCTATTCCTTGCTTCAACGAATCGCCATAATTTATAGGCGAAGCTTCGAAAGACGAATTAGAATCGTATTTGTTAATCTGAATATGTCCGGCAAATCCCGTTACCTTATCACGAATTTCTTTTTTAAAACCTGTAACTATAGAAACAGAAAGCAACATTACCGCTAATCCAAGCACCACGCTTAAAATAGAAATACGAATAATAGGTCGCGAAAAATTATGCGAATGCTTTTGAATAAGATGCCTTGCAATATAAAGTTCGGTATTCAAATAACGATTTCTTTTAAATGATTAACCTTTCAACGAAACATTCATCCCCTAAAATTTGGCGAAAAAGCATATTAATTTCAATGAATGTTCCATCTGACCAAAATATAAATTTATTTACAGATGAAAAGCGTATTTTTGTTACAAAAATATCAATTCTAAGTTTATGCTTGGCAAGAAACTACAATTCCTTTTTTTAATATTGCTTATCGCGATGTTTTCACAAGCGCAGTCCCCTATTCCTGCTGCTAATCAGACAGAAAAATATTTTTATCAAATTAGAGGAAAACAACTTGGTATTGTAGCTAATCAAAGCAGCCGTATTAAAAATACTCATATAGTTGATTCTTTATTAAATGCCGGATTTAAAATCCAAAAAGTCTTTGCTCCTGAGCATGGTTTTCGTGGACAAGCCGAAGCCGGAGCACATATTAGCAATGGACTGGATTCCAAAACAGGCATTCCAATTATTTCTCTTTATGGCAGCAGTAAAAAGCCATCTAAAGAAAGTTTAGAAGGAATTGAACTGATGATTTTTGATATTCAAGATGTTGGAGTGCGATTCTATACGTATATCTCAACATTAACTTATATTATGGAGGCTTGCGCCGAGAATGATATTCCTCTTTTAATTTTAGATCGCCCCAATCCTAATGCTAATTATATCGACGGACCTGTTTTGGAAAAGGAGTTTCAGTCTTTCGTCGGACTACTTCCTATTCCCGTTGTTCACGCTATGACTTTAGGCGAATTGGCTTTAATGATAAACGGCGAAGGCTGGTTAAAAAACCAAGCACAATGTGAGTTAAGCATTATTCCTGTCAAGGATTATAATCACCAAATGCCTTATCATTTGCCTATATCTCCTTCACCAAATTTACCCAATGATAATTCCATTGCACTCTACCCTTCGCTTTGCTTTTTTGAAGGAACTCCAATAAGTATTGGACGTGGAACCGATTATCCTTTCCAACTTATTGGTTATCCTGAAGCTAAAGAAAAAAGGTTTTCGTTTAAACCGCAAAGTGTAGAAGGAAAAAGCGCACATCCCAAATTTGAAAATCAGCTTTGCTACGGACTCGACTTACGTGAATTTTCAACTAAATACGGTCGTCCAAACAAACTTAATTTGCAATATATAATAGATTTTTACTCCTCTTATCCTGATAAGGCTAAATTCTTCACCAATTTTTTCAATCTGTTAGCAGGAAACGATAAATTACAAGAGCAAATAAAAACCGGAAAAACAGAAGTGGAGATAAGAAAAAGTTGGGAAAGCGAATTAAACACTTTCAAGGCTAAAAGAAAAAAGTATTTGCTTTATACTGATTAAAAAATGAACGTAAACGGAAAACATTATAGAACAATTTGGTTAAATCCGGATAATAAGAAGAGCATCCAGATTATTGATCAGCGAAAGCTTCCTTTCTATTTTGAGATTGAAACTATTTCTACCGTAAAGGAAATGTGCATTGCCATTAAAGATATGCACTTACGTGGAGCCGGATTGATTGGTGCGGCAGGTGCTTATGGTATGTATTTGGCAAGTATCGAAGCTCAAAACGAAACAAATTTCATAGAAGCTATCGAAAAATCAGCATCGCTTTTAAAAGCAACCCGACCAACAGCTGTTAATCTGACTTGGGCAGTAGATTTAATGCTTAAAAATATAGGAACAGATAAAAATATTCAAAATGCGCTTAAATCTGCTGAAGCCATTGCCAATCAAGATGCAGAAGCTTGCCGACTAATCGGTGAACATGGTCTATCATTAATCCGAGAAATAAGTTATAAGAAAAATGGAGAAACCGTAAACATTCTCACTCATTGCAATGCAGGCTGGTTGGCGTTTGTGGATTACGGATCGGCAACAGCTCCAATTTATGCCGCATTTGATAAAGATATTGATGTACACGTTTGGGTCGACGAAACACGACCTCGCAACCAAGGAGCACGTTTAACCTCTTGGGAATTGGAGCAACACGGAATAAAGCATACCGTAATCCCCGACAATACCGGAGGTTATTTAATGCAGAAAGGAATGGTTGATTTAGTTATTGTTGGCTCCGACAGAACAACAAAGACAGGAGATGTCGCCAATAAAATTGGCACTTATTTAAAAGCTTTAGCAGCAAAAGACAATGACATTCCTTTTTATGTTGCACTTCCCTCTTCTACTATTGATTGGAAAATGGAGGATGGATTAAAAGAAATCCCAATAGAAAAACGTAACCAACAAGAAATCAGTCATATTGAAGGTGTTTACAAAGATAAAATAGTTGAAGTAATGATTACTCCCGAAAGGAATGTAGGTGGTAATTATGGTTTTGATATTACCCCTGCCCGATTGGTAAGTGGCTTAATTACCGAACGTGGGATTTGTAAAGCTGATAAGGAAAGTATTTTAAATTTATATCCCGAACATGACAACTAATCAAGACGAAGGCTATATAAAATTCCATTATGAGTGGATTCCGGCAAGACTACCTGAAATCAAGCTTGAAGAACTTATCTATTGGCGACAAAAACTGTATCAAGCAAAGCTGATAGGGAGTTATCCCAATGGCATTGGTTTTGGAAATATCAGTCAACGCTATCAAGACAATCAATTTATTATTAGTGCCTCGGCTACAGGAAATAAGGATGTACTTGATGCTTCTCACTTTTCCTTAGTCGATGAATTTAATTTGGATAAAAATTGGTTGAGCTGTATTGGAAACTTACCCGCTTCATCAGAATCGCTTTCACATGCTGCTATTTACAGCGCATCGCCTCAAACAAAAGCCATAATACATATTCATAATTTACAATTGTGGAAAAAGTATCTGAATCGATTGCCCACTTCAGATGTTAGTGCTCCCTATGGAACACCGGAAATGGCCTACAGCTTACAAAGTTTAATTTTAAAAGAAAAATCGGATACCGGACTTATTGTTATGGGTGGTCACGAAGAGGGAATATTAATCTATGCCTCTGATTTAAAACAAGCTGGGAAAAAAGCTTTAAGTTTGACTTAATGAATCTTATTTTTAATTTATTCGTTTTTTCCTATATTCGCTATATATAAATTTCAAATCAATATTTTATGGGACTATTATCAGGATTAATGGGCAATGCAGGTATAGTTGATAATGAAAAACTGCAAGAAGAGTATAGTAACTTATTCACAGAAGGAGAAGAAATAGAAATTGGGTTTAAACTTATCCGCGATACTTTTATCTTTACCAACAAACGACTAATTTTAGTTGACAAACAAGGACTCTCCGGCAAAAAAACAGAATACCTCAGTATTGGATACAAAAGCATTTCTCGCTTTAGCATTGAGACTTCGGGGCACTTTGATTTAGATGCAGAGCTAAAAATTTGGATATCAAGCGAACAACAAGCTAGTATTCAAAAGAAATTCAATAAGAAAGTAAACATTTACGATGTACAGAAAATATTAGCCAAACATACTTGCTAATATGAAGGAAAAAGAAAATTACTGCTTATAGGAATTATGGTTTTGCAGCTTTTCTAAGTAAATTTATAATTTACAAATAATTATTTACGATTAAACAATAAGCGTTTCCCCTGCCCTTTCGAAATAAATTCACCTTTATTGTAAACCAATTGACCATTTACAAAAGTGGCTTCTACTTTAGATTTAAACTGCTGTCCTAATAAAGGTGACCACCCACATTTATAATGAATATTCTCAGGCATTACTTCCCAAGAAGTGTTTAAATCAACGATGGCCAAATCGGCAAAATAGCCTTCCCTGATAAATCCTCTATTTAGGATTTGAAACATTTCTGCCGGAGCATGACACATTTTTTCTACCACTCTTTCTAAAGTAATTTTTCCTTGATGCATCATTTCCAAAAGCAAAACCAAAGAATGTTGAACCATTGGTCCACCCGAAGCTGCTTTAGTATACACATTCTCTTTTTCTTCCAAAGTATGAGGTGCATGATCTGTTGCTACAACATCAATCTTATTTTCTAATAAAGCCGCTAATAATCCATCGGTATCACTTTGCTTTTTAATAGCAGGGTTCCATTTAATAAAAGTTCCTTTTTTAGCATAATCCTTATCCGAGAACCAAAGATGATGCGCACAAACCTCTGCCGTTATTCGCTTTTCTATCAATGGTTTATCATTAGAAAACAATTCCATTTCTTTGGCTGTCGTTAAATGTAAAACGTGTAAACGTGTATTGTGCTTTTTGGCTAAGTTTACAGCAAAAGAGCTTGATAAATAGCAAGCTTCTTCTGAACGAATAAGCGGATGCATAGAAATTGGAATATCATCACCATATTTTGCTTTTGCCTCTTTCAAATTATGCTGAATAGTGCTTTCATCCTCACAATGCACAGCAATCATCATTTTACTTTTCGCAAATATTTTTTCCAGCGTTTGCTGATTATCAACCAACATATTACCCGTGGAAGCACCCAAAAATATTTTTACGCCACAAACATTCTCCGGATTGGTTTTTAGAACTTCCTCGACATTGGTATTTGATGTTCCCATATAAAAGGAATAATTCGCCCAAGAACGACCAATTGCAGCTTGATATTTTTCTTCCAAAATATCCTGTGTTAAAACATTGGGGATAGTGTTAGGCATATCCATAAAGGAAGTCACACCACCAGCAACAGCGGCTTTAGATTCCGTTTCCAAGTCGCCTTTGTGCGTAAGTCCGGGATCCCTAAAATGCACCTGATCGTCAATTACTCCCGGTAAAATATATTTTCCGCTTAAATCAATATTAATACAATCATTAGGAAGCTTTATCTTCTGATTGCTTGTAATTATTTTACTAATACGTTCATTTTCAATGAGGATATCGGCTTTAAACTGTTTTCCTTCATTGACTAAAGTAGCATTTTTAAGAAGATAGGCAGACATAGAAGTACTGTTTTGAATTAGATTCAAAAGTACAAAACCTATAAAGCAAAAAAATATTTTTTTGTTTTTATTAGCTATTTAATCCAATGATAACTCAAGAAGTTAATAATTGAAACGTTTCGCTATTATTTCAACAAACCTGTTCTATCGTTAAACTCTTCAATTAGTTCATCCCAACGATCCGGCTGATGGAATACTTTATCCCAGATTTGTCTATCATACCACATCTGATTCAAGTCCTCTAAAGGTTTGGCTTGTTGTTCAATCCAGGTAAAATATTTTAGGTTATGAATAGCTTTCTGATCTTGATAATTCAATTCTTTCATATTGTCGATGCCTTGTTCCATTAACGCACCTTCAAAGTCGATAGCAGCTTGCATTTGACTATAATCTCCTTTTTCAATACGCTGCTCTTCTATTCTACTTTCATACATTTCGGCAGAATCAGTAGCAATAGTAAAAATCACATCGTCTTTATCGTACTCAAAATACTTAGCTGTTTTAATTGCTGCAAGCAAATTACCAATACTACTAATTCCAAGTAAGTATAATTTATCGACTAACTCAGGATCAATACCTTTTGCTTTTAAATACTCTTTTCCCTCTTTTTCGTTAAAAAGTCTGAGTAAACGCATAGTATGTTCATCATCAATAGCAGAAACGGCATCGGTATTTCTAACATTATGTATCCAAGGAACATGTTTATCACCAATACCTTCAATACGATGACCTCCAAAACCATTTCTTAATAAAGTAGGACATTGAAGAGCTTCTGAAGCAACCACTTTAACTTGAGGATTTAAGGTACGTAAATAATCTCCGGCAGCAATTGTTCCCGCTGAACCGGTAGCTGAAACATAGGCGGAAAAACGAGTGGTATCTGTTTTTACTTCGTCATACACTTCCTGAATAGCTTTTCCGGTTACATTATAATGCCAAGCTGAATTTCCAAACTCATCAAATTGATTAAAGATAATCGCATCTTTACGAGTTTCGCGAATTTCCCAACATTTATCATAAATTTCTTTTACATTAGATTCACAGCCGGGAGTTGCAATAACCTCTGCTCCAATATCTTCCAACCAAGTAAAACGTTCTTTACTCATTTCTTCAGGTAAAATAGCAACAGCCGTAACATCCATCAAATAAGAGTCGAAAGCTCCACCTCTACAGTAATTTCCGGTAGATGGCCATACAGCTTTATTATAAGACGGATCAAATTGTCCGGTAATAATACGAGGTGCTAAACAACCATATGCCGCTCCAACCTTATGTGCACCGGTAGGAAAATATTTACCTAAAACCATAACTATTTTAGCATCAACGCCAGTAATTTCTTTAGGTATCTCCATATAATTCACACCACCAAATCCGCCACCTGTTTCAACAGGTTCATTTTTCCAAGTAATACGAAATAAGTTTAAA
This Bacteroidales bacterium DNA region includes the following protein-coding sequences:
- a CDS encoding 4Fe-4S binding protein; this translates as MGVKTYRIIVKGVFFALALFAVFNITPNKYYMLILLGLTLVITLLFRTVFCGWVCPIGTLFDLLRGVGKGFGKIPFVKPINKKYKKWIKKNTVVLRKIDKYVRFFRYVFFLWILQSALLGIASIKNEGERGIESVLYLVIVMLVAGLFIERAWCKYSCPVGALMGIVGKLSPTSITRNEDACISCNICSNTCPMNIDVVKRDFVKDIDCQTCMKCVDACPVDNALDLKMKPTLFNKKDSSKRAS
- a CDS encoding ABC transporter permease codes for the protein MNTELYIARHLIQKHSHNFSRPIIRISILSVVLGLAVMLLSVSIVTGFKKEIRDKVTGFAGHIQINKYDSNSSFEASPINYGDSLKQGIEQIDGVRHVQPVATKAGIMQAKEDMLGIILKGVDFNFDTAFFAKHILEGRFPDIGPNKRSDEILISKYIADHLQLALKDTVRVYFLNNIETTVRGRRLFVSGIYETSFEEFDESFVVADQRHVQRLNNWTKDQVSGIEVFIDDFDHMEAITEKIYAKLDYNLTASNAKDLYPQIFDWLALQDINVVVILTLMLLISSVSMISTLLVLILERTTTIGVLKALGTQNASIRKIFLYQAVYIIIRGLFWGNLLGLGLAVLQKYFGIIKLDQANYYMSEVPINLDILPLLWVNVLSLAIILLFLLIPSFIASKISPVSAIRYE
- a CDS encoding DUF1343 domain-containing protein, producing the protein MLGKKLQFLFLILLIAMFSQAQSPIPAANQTEKYFYQIRGKQLGIVANQSSRIKNTHIVDSLLNAGFKIQKVFAPEHGFRGQAEAGAHISNGLDSKTGIPIISLYGSSKKPSKESLEGIELMIFDIQDVGVRFYTYISTLTYIMEACAENDIPLLILDRPNPNANYIDGPVLEKEFQSFVGLLPIPVVHAMTLGELALMINGEGWLKNQAQCELSIIPVKDYNHQMPYHLPISPSPNLPNDNSIALYPSLCFFEGTPISIGRGTDYPFQLIGYPEAKEKRFSFKPQSVEGKSAHPKFENQLCYGLDLREFSTKYGRPNKLNLQYIIDFYSSYPDKAKFFTNFFNLLAGNDKLQEQIKTGKTEVEIRKSWESELNTFKAKRKKYLLYTD
- the mtnA gene encoding S-methyl-5-thioribose-1-phosphate isomerase, whose translation is MNVNGKHYRTIWLNPDNKKSIQIIDQRKLPFYFEIETISTVKEMCIAIKDMHLRGAGLIGAAGAYGMYLASIEAQNETNFIEAIEKSASLLKATRPTAVNLTWAVDLMLKNIGTDKNIQNALKSAEAIANQDAEACRLIGEHGLSLIREISYKKNGETVNILTHCNAGWLAFVDYGSATAPIYAAFDKDIDVHVWVDETRPRNQGARLTSWELEQHGIKHTVIPDNTGGYLMQKGMVDLVIVGSDRTTKTGDVANKIGTYLKALAAKDNDIPFYVALPSSTIDWKMEDGLKEIPIEKRNQQEISHIEGVYKDKIVEVMITPERNVGGNYGFDITPARLVSGLITERGICKADKESILNLYPEHDN
- a CDS encoding class II aldolase/adducin family protein produces the protein MTTNQDEGYIKFHYEWIPARLPEIKLEELIYWRQKLYQAKLIGSYPNGIGFGNISQRYQDNQFIISASATGNKDVLDASHFSLVDEFNLDKNWLSCIGNLPASSESLSHAAIYSASPQTKAIIHIHNLQLWKKYLNRLPTSDVSAPYGTPEMAYSLQSLILKEKSDTGLIVMGGHEEGILIYASDLKQAGKKALSLT
- a CDS encoding PH domain-containing protein; translated protein: MGLLSGLMGNAGIVDNEKLQEEYSNLFTEGEEIEIGFKLIRDTFIFTNKRLILVDKQGLSGKKTEYLSIGYKSISRFSIETSGHFDLDAELKIWISSEQQASIQKKFNKKVNIYDVQKILAKHTC
- a CDS encoding dihydroorotase, with the protein product MSAYLLKNATLVNEGKQFKADILIENERISKIITSNQKIKLPNDCINIDLSGKYILPGVIDDQVHFRDPGLTHKGDLETESKAAVAGGVTSFMDMPNTIPNVLTQDILEEKYQAAIGRSWANYSFYMGTSNTNVEEVLKTNPENVCGVKIFLGASTGNMLVDNQQTLEKIFAKSKMMIAVHCEDESTIQHNLKEAKAKYGDDIPISMHPLIRSEEACYLSSSFAVNLAKKHNTRLHVLHLTTAKEMELFSNDKPLIEKRITAEVCAHHLWFSDKDYAKKGTFIKWNPAIKKQSDTDGLLAALLENKIDVVATDHAPHTLEEKENVYTKAASGGPMVQHSLVLLLEMMHQGKITLERVVEKMCHAPAEMFQILNRGFIREGYFADLAIVDLNTSWEVMPENIHYKCGWSPLLGQQFKSKVEATFVNGQLVYNKGEFISKGQGKRLLFNRK
- a CDS encoding pyridoxal-phosphate dependent enzyme; translation: MIEIIDKVTNTEVLERAVKRYREKGIILPTFKQMEDPTLIPEKIVKQLKSIGLWDNHPLNLFRITWKNEPVETGGGFGGVNYMEIPKEITGVDAKIVMVLGKYFPTGAHKVGAAYGCLAPRIITGQFDPSYNKAVWPSTGNYCRGGAFDSYLMDVTAVAILPEEMSKERFTWLEDIGAEVIATPGCESNVKEIYDKCWEIRETRKDAIIFNQFDEFGNSAWHYNVTGKAIQEVYDEVKTDTTRFSAYVSATGSAGTIAAGDYLRTLNPQVKVVASEALQCPTLLRNGFGGHRIEGIGDKHVPWIHNVRNTDAVSAIDDEHTMRLLRLFNEKEGKEYLKAKGIDPELVDKLYLLGISSIGNLLAAIKTAKYFEYDKDDVIFTIATDSAEMYESRIEEQRIEKGDYSQMQAAIDFEGALMEQGIDNMKELNYQDQKAIHNLKYFTWIEQQAKPLEDLNQMWYDRQIWDKVFHQPDRWDELIEEFNDRTGLLK